The Prunus dulcis chromosome 5, ALMONDv2, whole genome shotgun sequence genomic sequence TTTAAAATTTTAGGTAAAAAGAGTTGACATTCTTAATTTAGAGTCCCGGGAAACTTTATATCAAATTCAAAGTTTAAATGTGGAGAAATTGGAAGTTTCAAGATCCTGATAGTACAAATGCTAGTGGCTTTTAGGCGGTCTGATGTATCTAGCTGATAGACAACAGAGCACTTGATGCTAGCTCATTTATGTTATCCAAGTGATAGAGAAAGCGTCGAGCCTAGTAGCATGGATTTGTAACTAAGCAGGGCGTTAAAGTGATTGAAACCTTCTCAAGTGATAGAGAAAGCAGTGGTAACTTAATGAAAATCATCCCCTTCAATATTTAGCCTTACAACACTCTGAAGTCTAATCACTTGAAGTTTCTTGagttttcttgcatttcctttGTGAGAAGCATTGCTAAATTGATGGTTGCTTCACAAACTTCGTTTTACCTTCGCTTAAACATATTTAATCTCAGTCCTAATTAACTAttttagctctctctctctctctctctctctctctctctctcaacaaataaaaacttcaCAAGATCTAAGAAAGTGAAACCCTAATGTACCCCATGGAAGTGGGAATAGCAGCTTGAAGTTCTCCATTGTTGATGAGTAGAAAGTAATGCTACCTTGCAGGCCTAGAAATTAATAATACCTTGCTACTTCCCTTTTTATTAGTAACAAAAGAACCTTGTGTGGCTTGGATATATATGGTATTATTCATCTATAaaggttataaatatttatgacaactatatatatatctagcTGATTTCACAGAGGGTTCAAGTGTGGCGCACACTTATGTTCAAGGATGTAATTGCATTGTGTTTATTGGGGGACGATTCACAATGTCTTCCATCGTCACAGTTCATATAAGCTGTCgtttagaaattaaataatttgattttaacACCACTTGACCCAAAATCATAAGATTCTTATGATTTTTAAGCCAAACATGTTGTTTTGAGTACACTTCGTCGTTTTTAGCCAGATTGATTAATTATGCATTTTAAGTTGTCGTTTTATGATTGTGATGATATAGTGGTATTGtgaaatcacatatataaaattttagtgTGTTAAGAcctatgtttttatttatttatttatttatttttatgagacTAGGCTTCAAGACTAGTACCTTGGTGAATAGATGTGCTGATATCTTGATGTTCTTCAATTGTTCACCTTGTCTCTTATAGCATGCTGAAAACGCTTGAAAAGTACCAAAGGTGCAGCTATGGCTCCCTGGAAGCCAACAGACCAGTCAATGAGACTCAGGTAGGCTGGACAACCCCACTATTATTAAAAACCAACACTATTTTAACAATCCAACCTTGTGGAATATTTCGAATgcgtcttttttattttattttatagtatttaatacaaaaatttgTTGACAACTCTAGAAATGTCATGacaaaattgtcttttgtCTCCAAGCAGAACAGCTATCAGGAATATCTGAAGCTGAAAGCTAGAGTGGAGGTCCTCCAACAATCTCAAAGGTATTTTGCACAACCTTGGAATTGATATTTGCTTGTCATGCAATCTCTGAAGAAAGATGGTAAacctaaatatatatattctaagaGTAGATGTTCCTGAATGCTGCAGAAACCTTCTTGGGGAAGATTTGGCCCCACTGAACACAAAGGAGCTTGACCAGCTTGAGCATCAACTGGAGGCATCCTTGAACCAAATTAGGTCAACAAAGGTGATTAACTGATAGAATTTTTGTCAATTTGATCGTTTACGGAAGCTTATACACGAAACCCTTTGTCTTTCATAAAGCAATCTATCGCTTGAGTTAATGCCAACAACAAAACTCCTGATTGCTTGGCCCTTTGTCTTCTTTTAATTAAGTTGTAATAATTCTTTGGGCTCACCTGTTATGTTGTGTTCCCACATTTTATTCAGACTCAGTTTATGCTTGATCAGCTTTGTGATCTCCAGAACAAGGTAAGTCATGAATCTCATTTGCGCATCAATGTTGATACATACACTTGCACATGTGCAGGCTTATGTGATTTGCCTTTGAACACATAATAATTCCTGGACTACTTGCTTTTTATTCTTGAGCAGGAACAAATGCTAGTTGAAGCTAACAAAGCCTTGAGGAGGAAggtaaaacaaaagaaaccatGTGCCCCATAATTTCTTGCTTCATTAATTGATCTAGCTGTTTGTGTTTACAAGTGTAAATCCAAGTGATCATTAATATTAACTGAACACAGCTGGAAGAAACTAGTGGGCAAGCTCCACCTCTATTGGCATGGGAAGCTGCTGGCCATGGCAACAACAATGTTCAGCATACTGGCCTTCCTCATCATCCTCACCACTCACAAGGCTTCTTCCATCCATTGGGAAACAACTCCACTTCCCAAATTGGGTACACATCATCTCAAATCCTTTTCATTCAAATCCCCGCATCCAAACGGAGCCTTAATTTCCATTAATTAACACGTCTTCGTTTTCGTCTTCTTACAATGCAGATACAGCCCCTTGGGTTCAGATCATCATGAACAAATGAATGTTGGAAATCATGGCCAACATGTGAATGGATTCATTCCTGGGTGGATGCTTTGACTTTGATTTCGCATGATCAAGATGACAAGATGTGGCGAATAAAATACATGTAGCGGACTATCATCTCATGTTGGATggagcttttcttttttggttaattGTGATCTTCCTTCTATGCCATGCAACATGTAATTAGTCTTGAACCAATaagaataaatatttatttttatttatgtttgtaAGTTGTATTCATGACATtgaaacctctctctctctctctctctctctctctctctctctctctctctctctatatatatatatatatatatatatatatgaattgtGGGATATGAATTTGCATGAATTTGTATCATAATCACTGAATATACCAGCTTTGAACAAGGTTTGGGCCTCAAGCCTGTGGGAAAACTTGCCCAATTGAACTACTGGGCCTTCCATGATTCACAGGTCCATCAAAAACTTGTGTGCATGCGAGCAAGCAATCGTGCTTAATTAGGAGACAAAAGCTTACTTGTCCATCGTCGTACTTACAAGTTAGCAGACAATTTGCCAATAAAATATTAACGTAACCCAAAAGGTGATTCACCTTCTTcctatgaaaacaaaaatggacaTTAATCTCAAccaccatctctctctcaactttcTTACCctaataattattttcctttgCGGACTTTCTTATTCGAAGAAGTTAAACAAGGGATTTCGTGTACTCAACCGAGAGTTAGTTACACTGATATTACTTGTTAAGGAAAAGGATGACGACGTTATAATTTGCAAAGTTAtctgtgtttttgttttctttcggGTAATTTGGAAAGATTAGGGTTTTTAGAGCACTTAATCATTGAATGAAAACAGGAACAGGTAGAGCAACAGCAGATGCTGCGGTGAAGGGAAGGACGTTTGGAGTTGGACTGcctttatgatttattttatgtcCTTTTCAGTGgaagtcttcttcttcttaccTGATTCGGCCAATCAAGAGCGACAAAGCACGgaaaagataagaaaagatACCTAACTCTTCCTACGCAACTATGGGTTGGGCCACGGCCCACGTGAAAATtaatctattttttaattcatacCGTTGGCAGAGAGGAGAGGACCACCGGGGTAAAGGGACCAATTTAGCAATCAAACGCACACAAAACACACACTACATGTTACAAAAACACCACCTTCCCTTCCCACGATCATCATTCAaatcatgtttttgtttttgttccaGTACGTGCGTACTATATATATTGGCCATGCCATGTTCCTATGTGTAACTGTTGTCTGTCATTGCATGCCAATGCCAGAAATGGTTCACCAAAATAGTAACCTCTTTGTGTGCATGCGTGTTTCTCTGTCTGTGTTTTACAATGTAAAAACACGACTGAATCCCAACAATCAATACTCTAGGCATTAATTCCCCTTTCGGGTATGGGTATCCCAAaaacatttcaattttagtttctcCATCGCTAATGAAGTTTgagaatatttaaattttgtgttgtttttaaACCCGTGATCAATGATTATAGATGTCATTACGTTTCATATACTTTTAACTTGTGGAAAACAGATAACAGGGAGCTAGTTGCCTGTCAGTACTAGTTACGTTGGTGTGATATAGGCAAGAGAATCTCTCACTTTCAAAATGTCACGCATGGTGAGTTTTAATCCCAAACTTATTATGACCGTACGTGGGCATATGCATCTTTAGATAGATATTTCGCTTCCAGTCAACTGGTCAACTGATGGGTTGTAAAAGTGGCATACTTTAATCGCATTCGGGAAACATTATCATTGACTAACTTGGCCTTGTTCCACCAAATatggtaattaaataaatatagaaattcATTGAGACAGATTATTTTGCACGAAAACAAATgtattatatttcatttcaatatATAATAATCGTGCTTGGAATTAAACATAAATGAGAGGAGCTGGGATTTCATATTAGAGGGGGTCCTCCAcaaattgtaaaaaataattagaataGGAGCGTTTAAGTTTGGTTAATAAGTTAATACAACATTAACTACTTGTTTTGTTCCACTTCATAATCtcattttatattgattaACTAATCTCATCATCTACATCATTATACACTCAAAAGTTAATAATTTACATTCCAACATAgagaagaaatacaaaaaaggTTCATAAATCCTAATATTATGATACCCAACTTAGACATTAGAAAAGCAagggaaataaaataaaaaaaattcataaagcttaagttaaaaaagagagaaagagaaataaaaggttaaatttgtatgaattttTAGTGTAAATATCATAAACTAAACTAGAAGATTTAAGGGAGAGAAGTagaagagagatgaaaaaatttaatggttaatttgtattaaaaaaaacctaatatttattatttattatatggtAAATATCCTTAAACtaatataatatatcataataacacattatatataatatataactAGAATTGGTACAAGATGAAGGAGGCCCTTGGACCACACTGGTCTCTTAATGGCTTCGCTCTGCTCAAAAGGAAAAGTGCCTTACCTTACCTTGCCTAcatatgaatgaatttttcatttgaatcTTGACAGGacgggaaaaagaaaaggtttcaAAAGGAAAAGTGTCTTATCTTGCCTTGTCTACAGATGAAtgaatttttcatttgaatcttaactttttattttgatttatgtAACCATGGTTATATTTATGAACACATATAAAGTATTGAGAAATGTGATGAACACATATGCCTTGAGTTAAAATGGTGAAAAAAATGCTCCCAGAGAAAATAAGTACAGAAAAGCATAAACAGATGATAAGAGATAAGAGAAGTGTCTCAAATCAACGTACGATGTCTGCTAATATAAAGATTAAAACATATATAGGAGCCAATCATATCACGACAACTAAGCTATGGGGGGTGATAATAAAcgataaaaaatcataatatgATGACGTTGTGGTACTTACTTTGTTGGGATTGGCATGATAagcaattttgaatttttaattcgGTGTGGAGAAAAGCAAGATAACATATTCTAAGTGAAGATTAAAGTAATTTTTacttaattcaattttttgagTTACAAACTTTTTGCAACATGTCCGAATTGAAATACCGACTGAAATAACTTTAGGGttatataattaaaagttAATAATGAGGTGGTAATTAAAGATAAACTGAGTGGGAGGGATTGAATCCAACCCAATTTAACatatatttatgttattttgttggaatattaaatttgttgTCATAAAATAGGTAGAGTGAGTGTGACAGTGGCACATACAGACACATATAGAGACACATTAAGCAGTAAAAAGTAAGTTGTGAGAGAGATGCATAAGATTAGTAATAATTCTGAGAGTGAACCCAAAAGGCAAAGTAAAAATAGAAACAGAGAAAGATCCCCCTTCAAAGCCGTACACATcacttttcattttgattaatGTTTATTATGTAGGATTTGGAAATATTTGGGTTCTAGCCAATCCCAAGTCGACAACCATCCTGACCAAACCACTCTGGTTTTCCAATCCTACCCATCTCTTGTTTTAGcggttttgtaatttatatatttatatatctacTATATCGTATAAATACAGAAACAACGGCagtcacagagagagagagagagagagagagagagagcagacgACACCTATCTAttagaagaaagagagagaagaagcatATAGCTCATccctttccttctttctttctttgtttctctccCATTTTCTGGGTGGGGTTTTGGTTTCTGCAAGCAAAGAGATCATCATCTGTTCATCAAAAGGGCTAGCTAGGCTTATaggataatattattatttgtttaatatcataaaattaaaaagagaaattaataCTAGTAGTATATATTATGGGGAGGGGAAGGGTGCAGCTGAAGAGGATTGAAAACAAGATCAACAGGCAGGTGACCTTCTCAAAGAGAAGGTCTGGGTTGCTGAAGAAAGCCCAAGAGATTTCTGTGCTTTGTGATGCTGAGGTTGCTTTGATTGTCTTCTCCACCAAAGGCAAGCTCTTTGAGTACTCCACTGACTCCTGGTAATATATATACCTCCACGTCCTtcctcctatatatatatatatatattattaatcatTTAATAAGTatctattatttatttttgtgtctGTGTCTTTTTTAGtgtatttctttcttttttgttcatcTAAATTTATTACCCAATTCTACCAGTACGTTTCATTTGTTCATGcactagtttttttgtttcgaCTTATTATTAGATCCATAGGCTTTTGAGATTACATTTTTCATGAGTGAGTATCTTTTCTGGGTATTTTCTTCCTctatatttaatttgatttcatGCAAATACCAGATGTTGGTtgaggggggagagagagtaAATATGGGACGGTCGAGCTGTTAAaaatgtaaaacaaaaacggaaagaaaaattgttcATCGCAATTAACATTAACATTCTTAAACCCCAACTAATTTGTATCCTTAATTCTTACTTAGGAATTCTTAGTTGCCTTGCCAAGAAGGCGGACTTCCTCTTTGTGAAACGTACAGCAGCCTGGAATATCCCTAAtttccctttcttcttttaagttattaatatataatttatatataggggtctataagaaaaaatatctatatatataggggGGTCTGTCGTCTGTGCGTGTCTTACAAACTTTTTGTAGGCTCAAGTTCATATCTTTTTTGAGTACATATTGGGGAGGGAATTAACCTCCTCTATCAATTCCATTATAGGATATGTGAGCTCAGATTTTAATTCACTCTCACAACACAAGGGTTTTGtgctatatatatttatatatgtacgGTACACCTCAAATTAATGATTTTAGCGTAGTGTCTCCTGACtgttatttgatcttgaatgaAGTTTGGTTTATAGGAACTATATAGGAGTAGTTACTGGTAGATTATTTCTGAatgaatttgttaattataaCAGCATGGAAAGGATCCTGGAAAGGTACGAAAGATACTCATATTCAGAGAAGCAGCTTCTTGCAAATGATCATGAATCAACTGTACGTATGTCCTTCTGGCTTTCCCTTTGGTGtcgaacccaaaaatatcaTCACCATGAATTTGGCATCCATTGCAATTTGCGTCATTCCCCTATAGTCTATAGACGAATCGGGAATTGACGAACTAGGATCACTTTTCTtgggttcttttcttttaataaa encodes the following:
- the LOC117627164 gene encoding agamous-like MADS-box protein MADS2, coding for MGRGRVELKRIENKINRQVTFAKRRNGLLKKAYELSILCDAEVALIIFSSRGKLYEFCSSMSMLKTLEKYQRCSYGSLEANRPVNETQNSYQEYLKLKARVEVLQQSQRNLLGEDLAPLNTKELDQLEHQLEASLNQIRSTKTQFMLDQLCDLQNKEQMLVEANKALRRKLEETSGQAPPLLAWEAAGHGNNNVQHTGLPHHPHHSQGFFHPLGNNSTSQIGYSPLGSDHHEQMNVGNHGQHVNGFIPGWML